The Cheilinus undulatus linkage group 2, ASM1832078v1, whole genome shotgun sequence genome has a window encoding:
- the LOC121525882 gene encoding SPRY domain-containing SOCS box protein 4-like encodes MGQKISGSIKSVDVRGEPSYRPVRRELRGPDFCRPPRLDLLLDMPSASSETQLRHAWNPDDRSLNVFVKEDDKLTFHRHPVAQSTDCIRGRVGYTRGLHVWRIHWPARQRGTHAVVGVGTAEAPLHSVGYTALVGSDSESWGWDLGRNRLYHDGKNRPVSTSAPTYPSFLEPDESFVLPDSLTVILDMDEGTLSFMVDGQYLGVAFRGLKGKRLYPIVSAVWGHCEVSIRYVNGLDPEPLPLMDLCRRVARLALGRERIHHIDTLPLPQTLKNYLQYQ; translated from the exons ATGGGCCAGAAGATCTCTGGCAGTATCAAATCTGTGGATGTACGCGGGGAGCCCTCGTATCGTCCAGTCCGCCGTGAACTTCGAGGGCCTGATTTCTGTCGGCCACCCAGGCTGGATTTACTGCTGGACATGCCCTCAGCCAGCTCTGAGACCCAGCTCCGCCATGCCTGGAACCCCGACGACCGCTCACTAAATGTCTTTGTTAAGGAGGATGACAAACTGACCTTTCACCGGCATCCAGTGGCTCAGAGCACAGACTGTATCCGAGGGAGGGTGGGCTACACCAGGGGCCTCCATGTCTGGAGGATTCACTGGCCAGCCAGACAGCGAGGCACCCACGCTGTGGTGGGCGTGGGCACTGCTGAAGCACCATTACACTCAGTGGGCTACACGGCACTGGTTGGCTCGGACTCTGAGTCGTGGGGCTGGGACCTGGGTCGAAACAGACTTTATCATGATGGAAAGAATCGCCCAGTTTCCACATCAGCACCCACATACCCCAGTTTCCTGGAGCCGGATGAGTCGTTTGTGCTCCCGGACTCTCTGACAGTTATACTTGACATGGACGAGGGAACTTTGAGCTTTATGGTAGACGGACAATATCTGGGAGTAGCTTTTAGAGGGCTGAAAGGAAAGAGGCTGTATCCCATCGTCAGTGCCGTGTGGGGGCACTGTGAAGTATCGATTCGCTACGTCAACGGCCTAGATC CGGAGCCCCTCCCTCTCATGGACCTGTGCAGACGAGTAGCTCGACTGGCTCTGGGTAGAGAGCGCATCCATCACATTGACACACTCCCGCTGCCGCAGACTCTCAAGAACTACCTCCAGTATCAGTGA